Proteins co-encoded in one Coriobacterium glomerans PW2 genomic window:
- the rsmA gene encoding 16S rRNA (adenine(1518)-N(6)/adenine(1519)-N(6))-dimethyltransferase RsmA produces MRCSPLASPTATRELLDEFGLTTKHRLGQHFLIDDHVVERIVRLAELDANARVVEVGPGIGTLTLALLPRVARVVAIEMDPALEPVLAMHVADHPDLSYIIGDALRVGFRAIAAEAGGAPTMLVANLPYNAAATIILDYLEHMDSLESAVVMVQKEVADRIAAQPGTKSYGAYTAKLRLIGELTDRFEVSRLSFMPPPRVESSVVRIERAHRAGERLGPCLAGASAGTGAVAPAQVASVIDAAFAQRRKTIRNSMTARGFDREMLDEALGASRIAPSIRAEALDTDDFIRLTCALAACGAAARMDAGAEATER; encoded by the coding sequence ATGAGGTGTTCGCCCCTCGCGAGTCCGACCGCGACCCGGGAGCTGCTCGATGAATTCGGTCTGACGACGAAGCATCGTCTGGGTCAGCACTTTCTCATCGATGATCACGTTGTCGAGCGGATCGTGCGCTTGGCTGAACTTGATGCGAACGCGCGCGTGGTGGAGGTCGGACCGGGTATCGGCACGCTCACGCTGGCCTTGCTTCCCAGAGTCGCCCGGGTGGTCGCGATCGAGATGGATCCGGCCTTGGAGCCCGTGCTCGCCATGCACGTCGCCGACCATCCCGACCTCTCCTACATCATAGGAGATGCGCTCAGAGTCGGATTTCGGGCGATCGCTGCGGAGGCCGGCGGCGCGCCGACGATGCTCGTCGCGAACCTGCCCTACAACGCCGCAGCGACGATCATCCTCGATTATCTCGAGCACATGGATTCGCTCGAGAGCGCCGTCGTCATGGTGCAAAAAGAGGTCGCCGATCGGATCGCCGCGCAGCCGGGCACAAAATCCTATGGCGCCTATACAGCCAAGCTGCGCCTGATCGGCGAGCTCACCGATCGCTTCGAGGTCAGCCGGCTATCATTCATGCCGCCGCCGCGCGTGGAATCCTCCGTCGTCAGGATCGAGCGCGCGCATCGCGCGGGCGAGCGCCTCGGACCTTGTCTCGCAGGCGCGTCCGCCGGCACCGGTGCGGTCGCCCCCGCGCAGGTCGCCTCCGTCATCGACGCCGCGTTCGCACAGCGGCGCAAGACGATTCGCAACTCCATGACCGCACGCGGATTCGATCGCGAGATGCTCGATGAGGCGCTCGGCGCATCGCGTATCGCACCGTCGATTCGCGCCGAAGCTCTCGACACCGATGATTTCATCCGGCTGACCTGCGCGCTCGCCGCGTGCGGCGCTGCGGCGCGGATGGATGCCGGAGCGGAGGCGACTGAGCGATGA
- a CDS encoding LacI family DNA-binding transcriptional regulator, which produces MTMRDVAQLAGVSSAAVSRYLNGGYLSEEKRERIRLAIEQTGYAPSAQARSLRTGSSRIVGVIVPKVNSESIGRITAGIGQVLREQGYQMLLADTANHPDRELEYLQTFERHPVEGIVLVGTVATGKHLRAIRTCMVPVIVAGQMMHGANCIYHDDYGAARDLAAHIASRPDVGRIGYIGVTRTDAAVGAARLKGFTAGLKAQGRALEGGLYREASFNVESGFACAQELLERFNDIDFISCATDIIAAGAIRAFDERFGAGTGANHVSGFGDNQLLQAVTGGIPTVHFAYKTSGIKATQMLLGLIAKESEVAMQMKLGYTLVGV; this is translated from the coding sequence ATGACGATGCGCGACGTTGCACAACTAGCAGGGGTCTCAAGTGCGGCGGTGTCGCGCTACCTCAACGGTGGCTATCTCAGCGAGGAGAAGCGCGAGCGGATACGATTGGCGATCGAGCAGACCGGATATGCTCCATCTGCGCAGGCGCGCTCGCTCCGGACGGGGAGCAGCAGGATCGTCGGGGTCATCGTACCGAAGGTCAACTCGGAGTCCATAGGCCGCATCACGGCCGGCATCGGACAGGTGCTTCGCGAACAGGGCTATCAGATGCTGCTGGCGGATACCGCGAACCATCCGGACCGCGAACTTGAGTACCTGCAGACCTTTGAACGTCATCCGGTCGAGGGGATCGTGCTTGTCGGTACCGTTGCGACGGGCAAGCACCTCCGAGCCATTCGAACGTGCATGGTGCCCGTGATAGTCGCAGGTCAGATGATGCATGGAGCAAACTGCATCTATCATGATGATTATGGTGCCGCCCGCGATCTCGCGGCGCATATCGCATCCCGCCCGGACGTGGGAAGGATCGGCTATATCGGCGTCACCCGCACCGATGCCGCAGTCGGTGCGGCTCGCCTCAAAGGCTTCACCGCAGGGTTGAAGGCGCAGGGACGCGCACTCGAAGGAGGGCTCTATCGAGAGGCCTCGTTCAACGTTGAATCTGGATTCGCATGCGCTCAAGAACTGCTTGAAAGATTTAATGATATCGATTTCATATCGTGTGCAACTGATATCATCGCCGCAGGAGCAATTCGTGCATTCGATGAACGCTTTGGAGCGGGAACGGGTGCCAACCATGTGAGCGGATTCGGCGACAACCAGTTGCTGCAAGCTGTGACCGGAGGAATTCCCACAGTACATTTCGCTTACAAGACCAGCGGTATCAAAGCGACTCAGATGCTTCTGGGGCTTATTGCAAAAGAGTCCGAGGTCGCCATGCAGATGAAACTCGGCTACACGTTAGTCGGGGTCTAG
- a CDS encoding sugar ABC transporter substrate-binding protein encodes MQTINISRRGLLKGMCAVAGLGLVGGLAACNGGGAGGAGSSAGGDSGDKIKIGVSIWSSTDALGSLSKKVLDNAAGILNVELQYVDQGHVSEQVTQSVETLCAGGCQGIVLCNSADSEMQACINTCDQNEVYLAQFYRMINKDNSPDVYKVAQNSKFYVGAVHEDEVGNGERLIELLTKDNPDAPASLQKGARKICLEGWTVGDATFQERWKGYKSGVETWNKAHADDKATLTDPVYADTSSAKGSQVTQQFVNNNPDMDALIIAGGGGDPLVGSIGQLANMDMTGKIRVASTDFLDDLKDQLKSGGMYCESGGHFCDPLFSLLMVYNAIKGNEDYKPKQGDFGHEIKFPYIFVSSVAEYEDYEKYFVDDQPYSDDEIKDLAKKDFDDLNKAATSLSIEDVKKRHKK; translated from the coding sequence ATGCAAACTATCAACATCTCACGTAGAGGGCTCTTGAAAGGTATGTGCGCTGTCGCCGGCCTCGGTCTGGTCGGTGGCCTTGCCGCGTGCAACGGCGGTGGCGCAGGCGGTGCGGGCAGCAGTGCGGGCGGCGACTCCGGTGACAAGATCAAGATCGGCGTATCGATCTGGAGTTCCACCGACGCCTTGGGCTCGCTTTCGAAGAAGGTCCTCGACAACGCGGCTGGTATCCTGAATGTCGAGCTGCAGTATGTCGACCAGGGGCATGTCTCAGAGCAGGTCACTCAGTCCGTCGAGACGCTGTGCGCCGGCGGCTGCCAGGGCATCGTCTTGTGCAACTCGGCGGACTCCGAGATGCAGGCCTGCATCAACACGTGCGATCAGAACGAGGTCTATCTCGCCCAGTTCTACCGCATGATCAACAAGGACAACAGTCCGGATGTCTACAAGGTGGCGCAGAACTCGAAGTTCTACGTCGGTGCCGTCCACGAAGACGAGGTCGGCAACGGCGAGCGCCTGATCGAGTTGCTCACAAAGGACAACCCGGACGCGCCGGCAAGCCTGCAGAAGGGCGCCCGCAAGATCTGTCTCGAGGGATGGACGGTCGGCGACGCCACGTTCCAAGAGCGCTGGAAGGGCTACAAGTCCGGCGTGGAGACATGGAACAAGGCTCATGCCGATGACAAGGCGACGCTCACCGATCCGGTCTACGCTGACACCTCCTCGGCGAAGGGCTCCCAGGTCACCCAGCAGTTCGTGAACAACAATCCCGATATGGACGCGCTCATCATCGCCGGTGGCGGCGGAGACCCGCTTGTGGGCTCCATCGGCCAGCTCGCCAACATGGACATGACCGGCAAGATCCGCGTCGCCTCGACCGACTTCCTCGACGATCTTAAGGACCAGCTCAAGTCCGGCGGGATGTACTGCGAGTCCGGAGGCCACTTCTGCGACCCGCTCTTCTCGCTGCTCATGGTGTACAACGCCATCAAGGGCAACGAGGACTACAAGCCAAAACAGGGTGATTTCGGCCACGAGATCAAGTTCCCCTATATCTTCGTGTCCTCGGTCGCCGAGTACGAGGACTACGAGAAGTACTTCGTCGACGATCAGCCCTACTCCGATGATGAGATCAAGGACCTTGCGAAGAAGGACTTCGACGATCTGAACAAGGCCGCGACGTCGCTGTCCATCGAGGACGTGAAGAAGCGTCACAAGAAATAA
- a CDS encoding AAA family ATPase: MYAITGVRRCGKTFFMFQTMRKLIEAGSPRIDSLLFVR; the protein is encoded by the coding sequence ATCTATGCTATTACGGGCGTCCGCCGGTGCGGTAAGACGTTCTTCATGTTTCAGACCATGCGCAAGCTCATCGAAGCGGGGTCCCCGCGAATTGATAGTCTCCTTTTTGTTCGATGA
- a CDS encoding PTS transporter subunit EIIC has protein sequence MDYRRIATEILHLVGGSSNVVSAAHCATRLRLVVADNSMIDKGAIEEVESVKGVFEAQGQLQIILGTGTVNKVYEEFIELGHLDASSKQETKNAAAEHQNIVMRAIKLLGDIFVPIIPAIVASGLLLGIMSALNFMNSNGFIEIDTNGFVYRIADLVSGTSFTFLQILIGFSAAQAFGANPYLGAVVGMALINPSLQSAYTVASDGVKTLVPVIPGVYSFDWVGYQGHVIPIVIAVGILAATEKRLHRIVPEMFDLFVTPLVSVFVTVLVTLVAVGPIFSWAENAILFVIQALLSLPFGIGATIIGCFYAPTVVTGIHQMYTAIDLGQLAQYGVTHWLPIASAANIAQGGAALAVALKTRSAKIRGLALPSALSAFMGITEPAIFGVNLRFVKPFIAGCIGGGAGALVCALTSLAASGTGVTGIFGILLCLAQPVQYAIMFLVALAVSFAISFALYRDETTSKSSENA, from the coding sequence ATGGATTACCGCAGGATTGCAACGGAGATACTCCATTTGGTCGGTGGCTCGTCAAACGTGGTCTCTGCCGCGCACTGCGCCACGCGTCTGCGTCTGGTCGTCGCAGACAACAGCATGATCGACAAGGGTGCGATCGAGGAGGTCGAAAGCGTCAAAGGCGTGTTCGAGGCGCAGGGTCAGCTTCAGATCATTTTAGGCACCGGCACCGTCAACAAGGTCTATGAGGAGTTTATCGAACTCGGTCACCTTGATGCCTCCTCGAAGCAGGAGACCAAGAATGCAGCAGCAGAGCACCAGAACATCGTTATGCGCGCCATCAAGCTGCTCGGCGATATCTTTGTTCCGATAATCCCGGCGATCGTCGCCTCGGGGCTGCTGCTTGGAATCATGAGCGCCCTCAATTTCATGAACTCCAACGGGTTCATCGAAATCGATACGAATGGTTTCGTCTATCGGATCGCGGATCTGGTGTCGGGCACCTCGTTTACATTTCTCCAGATCCTGATCGGCTTTTCAGCTGCTCAAGCATTTGGCGCCAACCCATATCTGGGGGCGGTGGTGGGCATGGCGCTTATCAATCCGTCGCTGCAGAGCGCCTATACGGTCGCATCCGACGGCGTCAAGACGCTGGTACCGGTGATACCTGGCGTCTACAGCTTCGATTGGGTCGGCTATCAGGGCCACGTCATACCGATCGTCATAGCTGTCGGCATTCTTGCGGCAACTGAGAAACGTCTCCACAGAATCGTTCCCGAGATGTTCGATCTGTTCGTGACGCCGCTGGTATCGGTGTTCGTAACCGTGCTTGTGACACTTGTTGCCGTCGGCCCGATCTTTTCGTGGGCGGAGAACGCCATCCTCTTTGTGATCCAAGCGCTTCTCAGCCTCCCGTTCGGGATCGGCGCCACAATCATCGGCTGCTTTTACGCGCCCACCGTGGTGACCGGCATCCATCAGATGTACACGGCGATCGATCTCGGGCAACTCGCCCAATATGGGGTCACGCACTGGCTGCCCATAGCATCGGCTGCCAACATCGCACAGGGTGGCGCCGCGCTCGCCGTAGCGCTCAAGACGAGAAGCGCCAAGATCCGCGGATTGGCGCTGCCGTCTGCTCTCTCGGCGTTCATGGGCATTACCGAGCCTGCGATCTTCGGTGTGAACCTGCGTTTTGTGAAGCCGTTCATCGCGGGATGCATCGGGGGCGGCGCGGGGGCCCTCGTCTGCGCCCTCACGTCGCTCGCCGCCTCGGGAACGGGTGTCACCGGAATCTTCGGCATCCTTTTGTGTCTGGCGCAGCCCGTGCAGTACGCGATCATGTTTCTTGTCGCGCTCGCGGTGTCGTTTGCAATCTCCTTTGCGCTGTATCGCGACGAGACAACTTCCAAAAGCTCTGAGAATGCCTGA
- a CDS encoding ATP-binding protein: protein MIVSFLFDDERIMPYRDSTAQDLLDAYYNLVPQATEGCYLLFDEIQDLPRWSSFIRRIAEQHRVSIVLRGSSSRLPSSDIPSVFRGRSLAREMWPLSFKEYCSFHDIEPPRFSETYTRREHEIFEKAFDGYLVCGGGGVPAGQALPPLERMQLRAATERIERQRSQATVR, encoded by the coding sequence TTGATAGTCTCCTTTTTGTTCGATGACGAGCGTATCATGCCCTATCGGGACAGCACGGCTCAGGATCTGCTCGACGCCTATTACAACCTTGTGCCGCAGGCGACAGAGGGCTGCTACCTCTTGTTCGATGAGATTCAGGATCTCCCCCGGTGGAGCTCGTTCATTCGGCGCATCGCAGAGCAGCATCGGGTGTCGATCGTTCTTAGGGGGTCGTCCTCGAGGCTGCCGTCCTCCGATATCCCGAGCGTCTTTCGAGGACGCTCGCTCGCGCGTGAGATGTGGCCGCTGAGCTTCAAAGAGTACTGCTCCTTCCACGATATCGAACCGCCCCGTTTCTCAGAGACGTACACGAGGCGTGAGCATGAGATCTTCGAGAAGGCGTTCGACGGCTACCTGGTGTGCGGGGGGGGGGGGGTTCCGGCAGGTCAGGCGCTTCCGCCTCTCGAACGCATGCAGCTTCGCGCCGCTACGGAGCGAATCGAGAGACAGCGATCGCAAGCTACAGTGCGATGA
- the metG gene encoding methionine--tRNA ligase → MDHIQPSFYITTPIYYVNARPHLGTAYATMLADVMARFKRASGADVKFLTGMDEHGEKVSEAAIAHGVTPQRWCDCMEPAFRDMWAALEISNDDFIRTTEQRHVRGVQKLLQILRDRGFIYKDAYDGWYCVPDETYFTETQVRHHQEALSADGACECDPAAPMCPDCDRPLQRIEEESWFFKLSEFQQPLLDLYEAHPEFIQPETRRNEVISFVRGGLKDLSISRSTFDWGVPLPFDPEHVAYVWVDALINYLTAVGYGRGGDEEAAELAYRWPAQMHVVGKDIIRFHCVIWPALLMAAGLPLPERVFVHGFLTVRNEQTGGAEKMSKSRGNAISPEEVIELLGVDAYRYYFMGDVAHGTDAPISWGRMRQVYNADLANSWGNLVSRALSMSAKYFAGGSPARPQDFEAPSALKDACEGIYERYASHMEEVEYGRALGEVLAVVSAANRYIEDTAPWALATDPARAAELSHVIWSLLEVIRIAAALYDPFMPAISAEVRRRLSLPTGSTADLARDCIWGGFAGGTPVEKGTALFPRLDDETR, encoded by the coding sequence ATGGATCACATACAGCCCTCTTTCTACATCACGACCCCGATCTATTATGTGAACGCTCGACCCCACTTGGGGACTGCCTACGCCACGATGCTGGCCGATGTCATGGCGCGCTTCAAGCGAGCCAGCGGCGCCGATGTCAAATTCCTGACCGGCATGGACGAGCACGGCGAGAAGGTCAGCGAGGCAGCGATCGCCCACGGCGTCACACCGCAGCGGTGGTGCGACTGCATGGAGCCGGCCTTCCGAGACATGTGGGCCGCCCTCGAGATATCAAATGACGATTTCATCCGCACGACCGAGCAGCGCCATGTGCGCGGCGTGCAGAAGCTCCTCCAGATCCTGCGGGATCGGGGATTCATCTACAAGGACGCCTACGACGGATGGTACTGCGTGCCCGATGAGACCTACTTCACCGAGACGCAGGTGCGCCATCATCAAGAGGCGCTATCCGCTGACGGTGCATGCGAATGCGACCCGGCTGCACCGATGTGCCCCGACTGCGATCGGCCCCTTCAGCGCATCGAGGAGGAGAGCTGGTTTTTCAAGCTCTCCGAGTTCCAGCAGCCGCTGCTCGATCTCTACGAGGCTCATCCCGAGTTCATCCAACCCGAGACCCGTCGCAACGAGGTCATCTCGTTTGTGCGCGGCGGCCTCAAGGACCTGTCCATCTCGCGTTCGACGTTCGATTGGGGCGTTCCGCTCCCATTCGATCCCGAGCACGTCGCCTATGTGTGGGTCGATGCGCTCATCAACTACCTGACCGCTGTCGGCTACGGGCGCGGCGGCGATGAAGAGGCTGCGGAGCTGGCATATCGCTGGCCCGCGCAGATGCATGTCGTAGGCAAGGACATCATTCGATTCCACTGCGTCATCTGGCCGGCGCTGCTCATGGCAGCCGGACTGCCCCTGCCCGAGCGCGTGTTCGTCCATGGTTTTCTCACGGTGAGAAACGAGCAGACCGGTGGCGCGGAGAAGATGAGCAAATCGCGTGGCAACGCGATCTCCCCTGAAGAGGTCATCGAGCTGCTCGGTGTCGATGCGTACCGCTATTACTTCATGGGAGACGTCGCGCACGGTACCGATGCTCCCATCTCATGGGGTCGCATGCGCCAGGTCTACAACGCCGATCTCGCCAATAGCTGGGGCAACCTCGTGTCGCGCGCGCTGAGCATGTCGGCGAAGTACTTCGCTGGAGGCTCGCCCGCGCGCCCGCAGGATTTCGAGGCCCCCTCCGCGCTCAAAGATGCGTGCGAGGGAATCTATGAGCGCTATGCGTCGCATATGGAGGAGGTCGAGTACGGCCGGGCGCTCGGCGAGGTGCTCGCTGTCGTCTCGGCGGCCAATCGCTACATCGAGGACACCGCGCCTTGGGCGCTTGCGACCGATCCGGCACGCGCTGCCGAGCTCTCGCATGTGATATGGAGCCTGCTCGAGGTCATTCGCATCGCGGCGGCGCTCTACGATCCGTTCATGCCGGCTATCTCCGCCGAGGTGCGCCGGCGTCTCTCGCTGCCGACCGGCTCGACCGCTGACCTGGCACGGGACTGCATATGGGGTGGGTTTGCGGGCGGCACCCCCGTCGAGAAGGGCACCGCGCTGTTTCCTCGGCTTGACGACGAGACCCGATGA
- the rsmI gene encoding 16S rRNA (cytidine(1402)-2'-O)-methyltransferase codes for MDSATPVCDARPASGRLLVIGTPIGNLGDMSPRVATALSEAEAIYCEDTRVTSKLLAHIGIHRPLVRCDAHTLAARAPEVLGRVAAGQIVAYASDAGMPAISDPGQALVEAARAEGLVVEVVPGPSACITALVASGIACDHFFFEGFLPRKRVERLRRLEQLFSVPAALIFYESPHRFEAALEAVAEVFPGRDVALCRELTKLHEEVLRAPAPRLLEMIRGRGALKGEMVIVVAPPAPGEVGARSIVDAPSRDGDAIALQREIRAALAEGESVSRIAKRLSQRFSIRKRDVYDRVIAISGEEGQEPEVR; via the coding sequence ATGGACTCCGCTACCCCTGTCTGCGATGCCCGGCCCGCATCGGGCCGTCTGCTCGTCATCGGCACCCCGATCGGGAACCTGGGCGATATGTCGCCCAGGGTCGCCACGGCGCTGAGCGAAGCCGAGGCGATCTACTGCGAGGACACACGCGTGACCTCGAAGCTTCTCGCACACATCGGTATACATCGACCTCTTGTCCGGTGTGACGCGCACACGCTCGCGGCGCGCGCGCCCGAGGTGCTCGGTCGCGTCGCAGCCGGCCAGATCGTCGCCTACGCTTCCGATGCCGGCATGCCCGCGATATCGGATCCCGGCCAGGCGCTCGTCGAGGCAGCTCGCGCGGAAGGCCTTGTCGTCGAGGTCGTGCCCGGTCCATCGGCGTGCATCACCGCGCTCGTCGCCTCGGGAATCGCCTGCGACCATTTCTTCTTCGAAGGATTTCTCCCCAGAAAGCGCGTCGAGCGCCTTCGTCGTCTCGAGCAGCTCTTCTCGGTGCCCGCCGCGCTCATCTTCTATGAGTCCCCCCATCGCTTCGAGGCCGCTCTCGAGGCTGTCGCCGAAGTCTTTCCCGGACGCGACGTCGCGCTGTGCCGGGAGCTCACGAAACTCCATGAGGAGGTCCTGCGCGCGCCAGCACCGAGACTGCTCGAGATGATCCGCGGCCGCGGCGCGCTCAAAGGTGAAATGGTGATCGTGGTCGCGCCTCCTGCGCCGGGGGAGGTCGGCGCCCGGTCTATCGTCGACGCGCCGAGTCGAGACGGGGATGCCATCGCGCTGCAAAGAGAGATACGCGCCGCGCTCGCAGAGGGGGAATCCGTCTCCCGAATCGCGAAGCGGCTGTCCCAGCGCTTCTCGATCCGGAAGCGCGATGTGTATGATCGCGTCATCGCGATCAGCGGTGAGGAGGGTCAGGAGCCCGAGGTGCGTTAG
- a CDS encoding TatD family hydrolase, which produces MTLLDDMGTIEGSERSELDEEALRARLRPVFARRHREHVAPAALAPLADTHTHLLGVAGGDAAAALTRAALAGVRLLVTLLDPVCDKVDPGEFRTRLDEWIAVSAALLRGPGSPRDASADPSGIVAASTLGEPAQLFDRVGYLIGVHPYGAAGVSDAVMREMRAELADPRCLGVGEIGLDYHLDDASSAPRSVQLAAFAGQLELARNERVPVELHLRHEAGDERRRSHEDALRVLFEVGVPEPGCVVHCFTEDRTTMERFLEAGCLIAFGGAATFKRNGEIRDAFAACPLSRILFETDAPYLAPEPVRGIPCEPAMIAFTADALARDRAERTGEDPHAIARAAWSNAVRLFG; this is translated from the coding sequence ATGACGCTGCTCGACGACATGGGGACTATCGAAGGCAGCGAGCGGTCCGAACTGGACGAGGAGGCGCTGCGGGCGCGTCTGCGGCCGGTCTTCGCGCGCAGGCATCGCGAACATGTTGCTCCCGCGGCTCTCGCGCCCTTGGCGGACACTCATACTCATCTGCTGGGTGTGGCCGGCGGAGATGCCGCCGCCGCCTTGACGCGCGCCGCGCTGGCGGGGGTGCGTCTGCTTGTGACCCTGCTCGATCCGGTCTGCGACAAGGTCGATCCGGGGGAGTTTCGCACGCGTCTCGATGAGTGGATCGCCGTCTCGGCAGCGCTTCTGCGCGGACCGGGTTCCCCGAGGGACGCGTCCGCCGACCCCTCCGGTATCGTCGCGGCTTCGACTCTCGGGGAACCCGCGCAGCTGTTCGACCGGGTCGGTTATCTGATCGGCGTGCACCCCTACGGCGCGGCCGGCGTGTCAGATGCGGTGATGCGCGAGATGAGGGCTGAGTTGGCCGATCCGCGCTGCCTCGGCGTCGGCGAGATCGGTCTGGACTATCATCTCGACGACGCGTCGAGCGCGCCGCGCAGCGTGCAGCTCGCGGCCTTCGCCGGTCAACTCGAGCTCGCGCGCAATGAGCGGGTCCCCGTCGAGCTGCATCTGAGGCATGAGGCGGGCGATGAGCGTCGGCGCTCGCACGAGGACGCGCTGCGAGTGCTCTTCGAGGTGGGCGTCCCCGAGCCCGGATGCGTCGTGCACTGCTTCACCGAGGATCGCACCACCATGGAGCGGTTCCTGGAAGCCGGCTGTTTGATCGCGTTCGGCGGGGCGGCGACCTTCAAGCGCAACGGGGAGATTCGCGATGCATTCGCCGCCTGCCCGCTGAGTCGCATTCTGTTCGAGACCGATGCTCCCTATCTTGCTCCCGAGCCCGTGCGCGGCATTCCGTGCGAGCCGGCGATGATCGCCTTCACGGCTGACGCCCTCGCGCGCGACCGCGCCGAGCGCACCGGCGAGGATCCGCACGCCATCGCCCGCGCCGCCTGGAGCAACGCGGTGCGCCTGTTCGGCTGA
- a CDS encoding glycoside hydrolase family 32 protein, translating to MSNPLQRELTRLVRRTELDFERRGHGRFGQRFHLMPPVGWLNDPNGLCQKDGIFHAYFQYAPFDARGGLKFWGHSTSRDLLTWDYDRAVLLPDEPFDCHGVYSGSAIVSDDRISVLYTGNVKRDSSDASFDYVSAGRDAATVLVESADGTHFGSKRVVLSGEDYPGDLTCHVRDPKIWRENDRFLMVLGARRRTGCSVREDSGRHDARSKERSDRGEVLVYESRDLRIWTLINRITSAERLGYMWECPDCFTLPCESPRPDRPVRVPDEIPSATSPSAARGASITLLSFCPQGLAGEPWDRRNRYQSGYARLRGGIAGTCEVADFELWDAGFDFYAAQTFQTRDDRRILIGWMGMADVDSYGNDPTVADGWQHCFSLPREIHATSSGRVLQRPVRELDALHGRSSTATGSMRTGVSAAFDVEISRISKQFSALLHGELQLSWKQAEAGLPTRFEMRFVDPARSSAGCGRKLRWEPLENLASVRIVADTSSVEVFVNDGELVMSTRCYPRERSLSVSSADSIIRYREIG from the coding sequence ATGAGCAATCCCCTTCAGCGCGAACTGACACGGCTCGTACGCAGGACGGAGCTGGATTTTGAACGGCGCGGTCACGGGCGTTTCGGGCAGCGCTTTCATCTCATGCCACCGGTTGGCTGGCTGAACGATCCGAATGGCCTGTGTCAAAAAGACGGGATATTCCATGCCTACTTCCAGTACGCTCCGTTCGACGCGCGCGGCGGGCTCAAGTTCTGGGGGCACAGCACGAGCCGCGACCTCCTGACATGGGATTATGACCGCGCCGTGCTGCTGCCCGATGAGCCGTTCGACTGCCATGGCGTCTACTCCGGCTCAGCTATCGTATCCGATGATCGCATCAGCGTGCTGTATACGGGCAATGTCAAGCGGGACAGCTCGGATGCGTCATTCGATTACGTGAGCGCCGGACGAGATGCGGCCACGGTGCTCGTCGAGTCGGCAGATGGCACGCACTTCGGATCAAAGCGCGTGGTGCTCAGCGGTGAGGACTACCCCGGCGATCTCACGTGCCACGTACGCGATCCCAAGATCTGGCGAGAGAACGATCGCTTTCTCATGGTCCTGGGCGCGCGACGGCGCACAGGGTGCTCGGTTCGCGAAGACAGCGGCCGTCACGATGCCCGTTCGAAGGAGCGCTCAGATCGCGGCGAGGTCTTGGTCTATGAGTCTCGCGACCTCAGAATCTGGACGTTGATAAACCGCATCACATCTGCGGAGCGGCTCGGGTACATGTGGGAATGCCCTGATTGCTTCACGCTGCCCTGTGAATCACCGAGGCCTGATCGCCCTGTTCGGGTGCCGGATGAGATACCTTCTGCTACGAGCCCCTCTGCAGCCCGGGGAGCTTCTATCACGCTGCTTTCCTTCTGCCCTCAGGGATTGGCGGGCGAGCCCTGGGACCGCCGCAACCGCTACCAATCCGGCTACGCGCGATTGAGAGGTGGCATCGCGGGAACGTGCGAGGTGGCAGACTTCGAGTTGTGGGATGCAGGGTTTGATTTCTATGCCGCCCAGACGTTTCAGACGCGAGACGATCGCCGTATCCTCATAGGCTGGATGGGCATGGCGGATGTGGATTCCTATGGAAACGATCCGACGGTAGCCGATGGGTGGCAGCATTGCTTCAGTCTGCCGCGCGAGATTCACGCCACCTCGAGCGGCCGCGTGCTTCAACGCCCGGTACGCGAACTGGATGCTCTCCATGGCCGCTCATCCACTGCGACAGGCTCTATGAGGACGGGTGTCTCAGCCGCCTTCGATGTTGAGATATCGCGCATCTCGAAGCAGTTCAGCGCCCTGCTTCACGGCGAGCTCCAGCTGAGCTGGAAGCAAGCTGAGGCGGGTCTTCCCACGCGTTTCGAGATGCGATTCGTCGACCCCGCTCGCAGCTCTGCCGGATGCGGTCGCAAGCTGCGATGGGAGCCGCTTGAAAATCTCGCGTCGGTTCGCATCGTGGCAGATACATCGTCTGTGGAGGTGTTCGTGAATGATGGGGAGCTGGTCATGTCCACCCGGTGCTATCCTCGAGAGCGAAGCCTGTCTGTCTCATCTGCGGACTCGATCATTCGATATCGAGAGATCGGCTAG